The nucleotide window AACATGGAGCTAGGTCCTTCGCAGGGCTCAGGATGACAGACGTTTTTCGGTTGAGTCCCAAGAAAACCTGTTTAGGAGCCCTACCTTTACTCTCTTTACCCTCTACTTCCCACAAAAAAGAAATATCATGGACGAATTCATGCAAGCTGCCATCGACGAGGCGCGCCAGGGCCGCCAAGAAGGCGGTATTCCGATTGGCTCGGTACTCGTGCGCGACGGTAAAATCGTGGCCCGTGGGCGCAACAAGCGCGTGCAGGAAGACAACCCCATCAAGCACGGCGAAATGGACTGCCTCTTCAATGCCGGCCGCCAGCGCAGCTACCGCGACACGGTGATTTATACCACCCTGATGCCCTGCTACATGTGCGCCGGCACCATCGTGCAGTTCAAAATCCCGAAGGTAATGGTGGGCGAGTCGCGCACGTTCGGCGAGTCGCGGGCCTTTCTGGAAAGCCACGGCGTGGAAGTCGTGGACCTGGACCTGCAGGAGTGCGTCGACATGATGAATGAGTTTGTCGAAGCCGAGCCCACGCTCTGGAACGAGGACATTATGGAGCTGTAGACCAGCTTTCAGACGACGAAATGGAACGTCATGTGGAGGGCAGCCCTCTGCATGACGTTTTGCTTTTCGGCCCTTGCTCACACGGCTGGCCGGCAGAAAGATTCGAGTTTTATTCCTGCCCCATTGTTGCTTTCCTAGTGGTTGCGTGCGTGGTTAGCAGAGAACTTCACCTGGCCTTGCGCCTTGTATTCCGCCCATGAGCTTTTCTGACGCCCGCTTCCCTGCTGCCCTGGCACAGTTTGATGCTGCCAACGCCGAAGACCCCAATCAGGAAACCGACGCCGACGGCCGCACGTGGCCCAAGGAACTACTCTACGGCCACCGCATGAGTGCCTGCCTGACCCGGGTGGCACCCGAGGCGCCCGAAGCCGTGCAGCTGGCCGCCCGCTGCCAGCACATCCGCCGCTGGGCCATTCCGCGCCAGGATTTTTCGATGGACCGCGTCGGCTACCACCAGTGGCGCAATACACTCAAAAAATACCACGCCGAGGTAGCCGGGCAAATCCTGACCGGGGTAGGCTACGACGCCGAAACGATAGCCCGGGTGCAGGCCCTGCTGCAGAAGCAGCAGCTCACCCGCGACCCCGACGTGCAACTGCTGGAAGACGTGATTTGCCTGGTGTTTCTGGAGTACTACTTCCTCGACTTTGCCCGCCAGCATCCCGAAGAGAAAGTCATCGACATCGTGCAGAAAACCTGGGGCAAGATGACACCCAGCGGGCACCAACTGGCCCTGCAGCTCCCGCTGCCTAAGGAGGCGCTAACCCTGATAACCAAGGCCCTGGCGTAGAAAATACTAGTCGGCGGGCACGCTATGGCCTAGGCCCACCACCCCGCCAATGACGATGAGAGCCGGGTAGGTAATACCTTGGGTGGCGACCAGCGCCGGCAGGTTGCGCACCTGCCCGATGGCCAGCTTGCGCTGGGGCAGCGTGAGGTGCTGTACCACGGCGGCCGGGGTGTCGCCGCGGCCCATGGCGCAGTAGGCGGCGGCAATTTCGGCGGCTTTTTTCAGCCCCATGTAAATCACGACCGTCGAGTTGCTTTGCATGGCCAGCCGCAGATCGGCCGACAGGGAGCCGTCCTTTTTGGTGCCGGTCACCATCCAGACGCCCTCACTGACGATGCGGTGCGTCAGGGGCACGTCCTCGAAGCCCAGGGCCTGCATGCTTGAAATGCCCGGAATGTAGTGCGTGGCAATGCCGTGGGCGCGGGCAAACAGAATTTCTTCGAAGCCCCGCCCAAAAATGAACGGGTCGCCGCCCTTAAGCCGGATAACCCGGCCGCGGGCCCGGGCCTTTTCCAGGATAAGCTCGTGAATCGTTTCCTGGGGAGTATACTCGCCGTATGGCTTTTTGCCTACGTACACGCACTCGCAGGCAGCCGGCGCCAACGCCAGCAACTCCTGGTTGGCCAGGTTGTCGTAAAGAATCACCTCGGCCGTTTGCAACACCTTGTGCGCCTTGAGCGTGAGCAGCTCTGGGTCGCCGGGACCCGCGCCTACCACATACAGTTCCGGGATAATACTGCTGCTACGCATATACCCGAAGTGCTGCAGTAGTGGTTGCGGACTCCGGGCGCCGCGGTTGAGGTTTTTGCGAACGAACAGGCAAAGTACGGGGCATGAAAGCGGGGTTGAAAAATCAAGCTACTGGCGTCACACAGGATTCAGGCGGAGACGCTCAGGACGCCATGCCGCGGGGCCGGCTCTTCCCACAGCTCAAACTCGCCACCGGGTGCCCCACAGGTTGGGCACTGATATGAGGGCAATTTCGCCCAGGGTGTACTGGGGACAATACCTTGCGTGACATCTCCGTAGGCTTGGTCATAGACGGTGAGACAGCGCCGGCACCGCGGCACGAGAGAAGCCGCGGCCACGGGCGCTTCCGGCGGGGCAACTATATCGGGTGCGGCAGGCGGGGCGCTGAGCTGGCCGTAGAACTGGTGGCAGAGCTCGGCCAGATACCAGCCCAGCATATCGGCGCGTATCTGCTGGCGGAAGGCGACAAAGTCCCGGGAGTTGGGGTTGAAGTCGCGGGTATGCAGGATTTCGTACTGCTCGGCCCCATTACGCGCCGGCTGGGTCCGGATGATGATGGAGCCAAACAGGCCGGTTTGGGGCCGGGTTTTGACGGCAAAGCACAGCTGATAGGTGCGCACGTCTTCCTCGTTGAGGTAGCGCACCAGCTCGTGCTTAAGGGTCAGCCCCTGGGGGCAGCTGTCTTCCACCTGCCAGTTCAGCTCATTGGCCGCGTGCCGCACGTTGATGCGGTGGCGGCACAGCACGGCGTCCCACTGACTACGCACATCGGGAGCAATACCTTTTATAATCAACGACTTCCAGGGCGTGGTGCACAGCTGACCCACCCGCGTGAGCAGGCACACGCGGCACACGTCCTGCAGAAAAGCCACCGAAAAAAGCTCGTTGCGCCGGTAAATGCCCAGCCACAGCTGCTGCCCGCTGCGGTTGAAGCCCTCATAGTAAGGCAGCATAAACGGGGGCAGCACCAGCGCCCCGGCTACCACGCGCTGCATTAGGGGCTGGGCGGCACTTACCTGGGCATACAGCCGCGCTCCGGCCGCTTCGGCAGAGTCGGTTATGGGTGCTGGCCCCGCCAATACCACCCGCTCTACCGCCGCACTGAGCACGGGTACATCCTCCGAATACACGAGGTGGGGCCAGGCATAGAGCTGCCCCGTGCGGGGAAAGCGCACATACAGATGCCAGTAGTTGCTCGTGTCGGAGGCAATAAAGTTGAGGTGGCCGGTGAAAAACGGTACGAAGGTCTGGCGGCTGTCGACCAGGTTAATCTTGAGCCGGGGCCGGTAGTCGAACAGGTCCAGCACGTCCTTGTACACGCCTTCCCGCAGCCAGGCCGCCTGGTAAAACACCTCCTCGCCCAC belongs to Hymenobacter cellulosilyticus and includes:
- a CDS encoding nucleoside deaminase, which produces MDEFMQAAIDEARQGRQEGGIPIGSVLVRDGKIVARGRNKRVQEDNPIKHGEMDCLFNAGRQRSYRDTVIYTTLMPCYMCAGTIVQFKIPKVMVGESRTFGESRAFLESHGVEVVDLDLQECVDMMNEFVEAEPTLWNEDIMEL
- the cobA gene encoding uroporphyrinogen-III C-methyltransferase, with product MRSSSIIPELYVVGAGPGDPELLTLKAHKVLQTAEVILYDNLANQELLALAPAACECVYVGKKPYGEYTPQETIHELILEKARARGRVIRLKGGDPFIFGRGFEEILFARAHGIATHYIPGISSMQALGFEDVPLTHRIVSEGVWMVTGTKKDGSLSADLRLAMQSNSTVVIYMGLKKAAEIAAAYCAMGRGDTPAAVVQHLTLPQRKLAIGQVRNLPALVATQGITYPALIVIGGVVGLGHSVPAD
- a CDS encoding rubredoxin, with protein sequence MKPSDSALAVVAVNLPGGIVPAGDLLALLSAAEAAGIEQVQLGHRQQLLLAVEPARRRALLQALAAAGVQAESDPEAYPNIVSSYVGEEVFYQAAWLREGVYKDVLDLFDYRPRLKINLVDSRQTFVPFFTGHLNFIASDTSNYWHLYVRFPRTGQLYAWPHLVYSEDVPVLSAAVERVVLAGPAPITDSAEAAGARLYAQVSAAQPLMQRVVAGALVLPPFMLPYYEGFNRSGQQLWLGIYRRNELFSVAFLQDVCRVCLLTRVGQLCTTPWKSLIIKGIAPDVRSQWDAVLCRHRINVRHAANELNWQVEDSCPQGLTLKHELVRYLNEEDVRTYQLCFAVKTRPQTGLFGSIIIRTQPARNGAEQYEILHTRDFNPNSRDFVAFRQQIRADMLGWYLAELCHQFYGQLSAPPAAPDIVAPPEAPVAAASLVPRCRRCLTVYDQAYGDVTQGIVPSTPWAKLPSYQCPTCGAPGGEFELWEEPAPRHGVLSVSA
- a CDS encoding DUF4202 domain-containing protein; translation: MSFSDARFPAALAQFDAANAEDPNQETDADGRTWPKELLYGHRMSACLTRVAPEAPEAVQLAARCQHIRRWAIPRQDFSMDRVGYHQWRNTLKKYHAEVAGQILTGVGYDAETIARVQALLQKQQLTRDPDVQLLEDVICLVFLEYYFLDFARQHPEEKVIDIVQKTWGKMTPSGHQLALQLPLPKEALTLITKALA